In Streptococcus respiraculi, one DNA window encodes the following:
- the yycF gene encoding response regulator YycF, with protein sequence MKKILIVDDEKPISDIIKFNMTREGYEVVTAFDGREALAVFEAEFPDIVILDLMLPEIDGLEVARTIRKTSNVPILMLSAKDSEFDKVIGLEIGADDYVTKPFSNRELQARVKALLRRSELAETHVEIDTTGTPELTIRDLVILPDAFVAKKHGKELELTHREFELLHHLAKHLGQVMTREHLLETVWGYDYFGDVRTVDVTVRRLREKIEDTPSRPEYILTRRGVGYYIKGND encoded by the coding sequence ATGAAAAAAATCTTGATTGTAGATGATGAAAAGCCGATTTCGGATATTATCAAATTTAATATGACACGGGAGGGTTACGAGGTGGTAACGGCCTTTGACGGTCGAGAAGCCTTGGCGGTCTTTGAAGCGGAGTTTCCAGACATCGTGATTTTGGACTTGATGTTGCCAGAGATTGACGGACTTGAAGTGGCACGCACGATTCGTAAGACCAGCAATGTTCCGATTTTGATGCTGTCTGCAAAAGACAGTGAGTTTGATAAGGTCATCGGTCTTGAAATTGGGGCTGACGATTATGTGACCAAGCCCTTTTCCAATCGCGAGTTGCAGGCGCGGGTCAAGGCCTTGTTGCGCCGCAGTGAATTAGCTGAGACCCATGTAGAGATTGATACGACAGGGACTCCTGAGTTGACCATTCGGGATTTGGTCATTCTTCCAGATGCCTTTGTAGCTAAAAAGCACGGCAAGGAGTTGGAGTTGACCCACCGCGAATTCGAGTTGCTCCACCATTTGGCTAAGCACTTGGGTCAGGTCATGACGCGGGAGCACTTGCTTGAGACTGTCTGGGGTTATGATTACTTCGGAGATGTGCGGACGGTGGATGTAACCGTGCGTCGTTTGCGTGAGAAGATTGAAGATACACCGAGCCGACCAGAATACATCTTAACACGGCGTGGTGTAGGCTATTATATAAAGGGAAATGATTAA